TTGGAGGCTTTCAGAGTCGTTATCAAAGCCATGACAATCAAGAGCGCTTCTACACCCTCACGCAGCAAAATCAGCATAGCATCAAAGAAATGATAGGAAGATGTCGTGTCAATCTGTGACAGCTCACTAATCAAGGATTCTAGCTGCTTTTGATACTTCTCTTCGCTCCCCTTGACCATAATAACAGGTGTCTGACTCTCAACCTTGGTATAAAGCGAAGGATTATTGACACTGACATCTCCTTCAATCGTTGGCCAAATGGTGATGAATTCTTTCATCTTAGCAGCGGCCTTTTTATCATCTCCGCTTTGAAAGAGACTCAAGGCCTCCTCTAGCAGCTTAATTCCATCTTTCAGCGTCAGATTGCCAGCAGCTTCTTGGACTTTCTCTCCTTTGACAAAATTATCAATGGCGGTTTTCAAGTCATCAAAAGAAGACTGAATCATGTCAAAGTCAGTAGGCTCCGTCTCAATGGCGCTACGCAGGAATGAAATAGCTGTTTCAACCTTGCCGTAATGGGCTGTACTGCTGTCTCGAACTACACCTTCATTGGTAGTCCAGGTGCTATTCATCTTCTTGTAAGCTTCTCGAGTCGCTTCTAAATCCTTAGCGCTAATAGCCTTTTGTAAATTTTCAAATTTTGGCTCTAGCTTACTGAGAAGCTTCTTTTTCTCGGCTTCTAAGTCGACTGGATTCTGCTCTTTCTCAAATTTCAAGAGGGCAGAAGAAATCTGTGTCAGCTTCTCCTCCGTCACCTGACCCGATAAGTCTAGTGCCTTGCTTACCTCTTGTCCCGCTGCAGAGTCGTGATTAGCTACCCTTTCAAAGTCAGTCTTGATCTCTCTGATTAGCTGCTTGGATTTTTCCTGGTCTTTCTGCTTGACTGCAGTGCTGGCATCAGTAATTTTGACGAATAGACTGCTGTAGCTCTCGTCAGCTAAAACCGGCTTAGCCAAAAAGATCAGCAAGAGCCCTAATATCAACAGACTTTTATTCAAATAATTTTTGACCAAGGTATTCTCCTTTTTTTACTCCGCCAAAGCAAGCAAACAAGCCACTGCCAATATGTGTGACGTATTCATTCATCTTATCTTGAGCGCCTAGATTAGTTAGAACTTTGACAAAGCTATCTGGATCTTTCTGGAAGGAAAGAAAGAGCAGGCCTGTATCGAACTGACCAGTAGTTTCATCAATCCCGTCCGAGTATGAGTAAGACCGACGGTATATAGGCTTATCAACCTCCTTGGCCAGACGGACATGTGAATCCTCTGGCAGCAATTTCAAGTCAACCTCGTCAAACTCGTCTTTCTTGCCAAAAGGCGCTCCACTCTCCTTATAGCGACCGAAAGTGTTTTCCTGCTCCTGCAGATTGGTCCGGTCCCAGGTTTCAAGGAACATCTGGATCCGGCGGACAGCCATGTAAGAGCCACCCTGCATCCAGTCCTTGCTGTCGCACCAAATGACCTTGTCAAAATCTTTTTCCTTGGTCACATTGGCTGTGCCGTCCTTAAATCCAAAGAGATTACGAGGCGTTGACATCCGGTCTCCGATAGCAGCAAAACCTGACTGACTCCACTTCATAGTGATAGCATTTCTCCCCTTGCGGACCAGATTGCGGACCGCATGAAAGGCCACCTGATCATCATCCGCGCAGGCCTGGATGACAATATCACCACCCGTATATTTTTCTTTAAGCTGCTCCTTTGGAAAAGGCGGCAAATCTCGAAAAGCCTTAGGTCGTTTGTCTGACAAGCCCATTTTTTTCAGAAAAGAGGCTGAGACACCAAAGGTCAAGGTCAGTCGATAAGGGTTGAGACCAACAGTTTCTCCAGTATCCGTTGGCGGCAAAAGAGCATTGGAATTATCTTTTTTGACCAATTCTCCATCTACCAGCTTCTCGCTATAGGCCGTCCAGTCCTTGAAGAGCCGGATAATGGTCTCCTTATCTGTCGTATGCAAATCCAACACAACAAAGTAGATATTCTTCTGCATCGGAGTTGTGATACCCGCCTGATGCTCCCCATAGAAGCTAATTTCTTCCTCACCGTCAGCGAATTTCTTATCTTCCTTCGCCTGATTAGCGAAAAAAGCAGATGCACCAGAGACACCCAGTGCAAGACCAGCGCCTCCAATCCCTGCTTTTTTAAGAAATTCACGACGATCCATCTTTTTATTAAACCATTTTTCGTCGTTTGTCATATGATTACTCCCCGTTTAGAATGACTCCCATTTGTGAAAGAGGCTCACCCAGTTTGGTAACTGCTTCTGCCAGCTCCTTGGTATCTTCTTTTGTCAATTCTGTATAGAGCTTGTAGTTTTCCGAGTCAGTCATGTGCTTGTCTAAAAGACCGTTGACGTTTTTAAACTCAAGTTCCAAGGTCTTGACAAGTTTCTCGTCCTTGTCCTGAATCAATGGCTTGAAGAGCTCAAAAATCTTTTCTGCTCCTTCAATATTTGCACGGAAATCATAGAGATCTGTATGAGAGAAAACTTCTTCCTCACCTGTAATCTTGCTGGTCGCTACTTCATTGAGTAAGTCAACAGCGCCCGTCAACATCATATCCGGAGTCACTTCAACTGTTGCGATTTTAGCTTTTAGCTCCTTGATATCGTTGACCAGCTGATCAGCATAGCTTTCAGTTCCTTTGGTCGTATTTTGTTCCCACATGATTTTTTCGATGCGGTGGAAACCAGACCAGCCTTCTTCGGTCTTGTTTTCGTCAACATAGTCGACCAAGCGGAAGTCAATTTTAACGTCTGATTCACCAAAGCTCTCAGCAATCGGCTCCGAGCGCTCGTAGGCCATACGGATAAGCGGATATTGCTTTTTAGCCTCATCAAGCTTGCCTTCTTTAAGGGTATCACGAAATTTCTCCGTATCTGTCAGGAGCTGATCGATTTGTCCTTGGACAAAAGATTTGTAATCCTCTGTCGCCTTGTCCAATTCTTTCTGATTGACAGCTGTTTGGCTGCTGGATACTTGACTGCTTGAGCCAGTCTTGTTTGAAGAGTTGTTGGCTGCACAGCCAGTCAGTAAAATTGCCGTTGAAAATAGGACGATGCCAAGTTTTTTCATGGTGACTCCTTTGTTTTCTCTCCTAGATAGAGATTATTTCCTGTAAATTATACCAGTTTTTTTCTCATATTTCAAGAAATTGTCTGACAATTTAATCAAAAACTATATATTAAGACCACTAAAGCAGTGCTTCTTTGACTTTTCCAATCTCCGTCTTTTTCAGCACCAAGTAAATCGTATCCCCCAAATAGAGGCGCGTGCTGCCATTGACCGTTTGAGTTTTCCCCTTGTGGACATTCATGGTAATCAAGACCCCATCAGGCAAGTTTAGCTCATGTACCTGCCGACCAGCAATCTTTTCAGAAACAGGGATTTCAATTAAAGTCGTATCTCCCTGGTCCTCCATACTGTCTGGCAACATTTTTTCCAGCATGGCTTCATAGACGGGCGCTCCTTTTAGCAAATCCATGATAATGTAAGCAGTCAGAGTGACCAGTCCCAACGGCATGAGATTACGAATGTCACCGACCATCTCTGTGACCAGAATCATGGCTGTCAGTGGAGCCTTAGAAATGGAGCCAAAATAGCCACTCATGCCCAGAATAATGAAAATCGGAAATTGCTCCTGAGAAATCAAACCTAGCTGCAGACAGACCGCCCCCATTGCTCCGCCAAGCAGTGAACCCAGAGCAAGGATAGGCAGAAAAATGCCA
This window of the Streptococcus sanguinis genome carries:
- a CDS encoding FTR1 family protein; translated protein: MVKNYLNKSLLILGLLLIFLAKPVLADESYSSLFVKITDASTAVKQKDQEKSKQLIREIKTDFERVANHDSAAGQEVSKALDLSGQVTEEKLTQISSALLKFEKEQNPVDLEAEKKKLLSKLEPKFENLQKAISAKDLEATREAYKKMNSTWTTNEGVVRDSSTAHYGKVETAISFLRSAIETEPTDFDMIQSSFDDLKTAIDNFVKGEKVQEAAGNLTLKDGIKLLEEALSLFQSGDDKKAAAKMKEFITIWPTIEGDVSVNNPSLYTKVESQTPVIMVKGSEEKYQKQLESLISELSQIDTTSSYHFFDAMLILLREGVEALLIVMALITTLKASKMKKGLKWIYAGAASGVLASAVIAALLQFLFPAVASGSNREIIEGAVGIFAVAMMILVGIWLHSKASIEKWNDFMESQMKAVTATGSFLSMFALSFLAVFREGAETILFYAGILPRITMTDFLLGIGLALLVLVLLAFILSKASGLLKPHSIFFWLTWLIYALAFKMLGVSIHALQLTNILPTHLINGFVTVDWMGLYPSLEVVVSQALFILLVVYVSFKNQKSEQRHG
- the efeO gene encoding iron uptake system protein EfeO, whose product is MKKLGIVLFSTAILLTGCAANNSSNKTGSSSQVSSSQTAVNQKELDKATEDYKSFVQGQIDQLLTDTEKFRDTLKEGKLDEAKKQYPLIRMAYERSEPIAESFGESDVKIDFRLVDYVDENKTEEGWSGFHRIEKIMWEQNTTKGTESYADQLVNDIKELKAKIATVEVTPDMMLTGAVDLLNEVATSKITGEEEVFSHTDLYDFRANIEGAEKIFELFKPLIQDKDEKLVKTLELEFKNVNGLLDKHMTDSENYKLYTELTKEDTKELAEAVTKLGEPLSQMGVILNGE
- the efeB gene encoding iron uptake transporter deferrochelatase/peroxidase subunit produces the protein MTNDEKWFNKKMDRREFLKKAGIGGAGLALGVSGASAFFANQAKEDKKFADGEEEISFYGEHQAGITTPMQKNIYFVVLDLHTTDKETIIRLFKDWTAYSEKLVDGELVKKDNSNALLPPTDTGETVGLNPYRLTLTFGVSASFLKKMGLSDKRPKAFRDLPPFPKEQLKEKYTGGDIVIQACADDDQVAFHAVRNLVRKGRNAITMKWSQSGFAAIGDRMSTPRNLFGFKDGTANVTKEKDFDKVIWCDSKDWMQGGSYMAVRRIQMFLETWDRTNLQEQENTFGRYKESGAPFGKKDEFDEVDLKLLPEDSHVRLAKEVDKPIYRRSYSYSDGIDETTGQFDTGLLFLSFQKDPDSFVKVLTNLGAQDKMNEYVTHIGSGLFACFGGVKKGEYLGQKLFE